Proteins encoded in a region of the Fusarium keratoplasticum isolate Fu6.1 chromosome 13, whole genome shotgun sequence genome:
- a CDS encoding SurE domain-containing protein, whose protein sequence is MRLPSVLAATALLFASSSQAINILLNNDDGFGSGNLRELYRILKEQDHNVWIVAPATKQSGKGGTSEFTTEGNLTGPSHYDLIPAGAPSVGSDPKDSQIWYYNGTPAACTFVALDYVLPRYADFKVPDLVVTGPNFGTNLGGFVWTLSGTAGAAYAATHRGIPAIAISASNQEVPYFELTNRTNPATWAAEVSAKFVEKFIGTAPKRGPLLPIGYGVNLNLPLLTDNDHDPELVQTRFTGNAHVNEAVLDPKKGTFTWANIKPYAAGVNACINGNCSLPGETYIVENGAASVSLYTVDHTAPSTSYTQSLMKRVASVISAA, encoded by the exons ATGCGTCTTCCATCAGTTCTCGCCGCAACGGCTTTGCTCTTTGCCTCCTCGTCGCAGGCGATCAATATCCTGCTGAACAACGATGATGGGTTTGGCTCGGGAAACTTGCGCGAGCTCTATCGGATCCTCAAGGAACAGGATCACAACG TCTGGATTGTTGCCCCCGCGACAAAGCAGAGTGGCAAGGGCGGAACCTCTGAGTTTACGACCGAGGGAAACCTGACTGGACCATCGCATTACGACTTGATCCCTGCGGGAGCCCCCTCT GTCGGAAGTGATCCCAAGGACAGCCAGATCTGGTACTACAACGGTACACCTGCGGCCTGCACCTTCGTTGCGCTTGACTATGTACTCCCGCGGTATGCCGATTTCAAGGTTCCTGACCTAGTTGTCACGGGCCCTAACTTTGGAACCAACCTGGGTGGTTTTGTGTGGACTCTGTCGGGCACTGCTGGTGCTGC ATATGCTGCCACCCACCGCGGAATCCCTGCCATTGCCATATCTGCGAGCAACCAGGAGGTTCCATATTTCGAGCTAACTAACCGCACGAACCCCGCTACCTGGGCTGCCGAAGTCTCTGCAAAGTTCGTTGAAAAGTTCATTGGCACGGCGCCTAAACGCGGCCCCCTGCTGCCCATTGGCTATGGTGTCAACCTGAATCTGCCCCTCTTAACCGACAACGACCATGACCCAGAGCTTGTACAAACTAGGTTCACTGGAAACGCGCACGTCAATGAAGCCGTGCTTGATCCCAAAAAGGGAACCTTCACCTGGGCTAATATCAAACCATATGCTGCTGGCGTGAATGCTTGCATCAACGGCAACTGCTCGCTGCCCGGCGAGACCTATATTGTCGAGAATGGTGCGGCCTCAGTGTCACTTTACACCGTTGACCACACTGCCCCTAGTACTTCATACACACAGTCTCTTATGAAGAGGGTGGCGTCTGTGATATCCGCTGCTTGA
- a CDS encoding Positive regulator of purine utilization, translating to MHSTGQKSTLRGARKVRVGPRAQLACINCKTRKQKCDNQVPSCANCQRFGLACFVEDPVTGRHQPRNYVETLEARVGFLEEQLRRSVGTAYTPLDETRRIENSPTCSRTPRDQTVEADESSSDLSNQVGRLGLLVDGEEPHYLGSSSAFSFSRLIHSSLRQSLVQGDPKPLDFHLRDTVEPSPCCLPDYEVAMSLSNAYFENIHPQYPFLHEPTFRRWERSLIGPIGLVEDLSFGPVATFFVYMTYAIGALLLENSGSLSQQLYASAQVYIDNVLSRNNLETIQAILSYTMYSLRSSVGPSVWKLSGLALRQCIELGYHRSSKRFGSVSDPLRLELQKRVFWCAFGIDCVAALTLGRPLGIPLQEVDAELPMDIDDANVTETGLLASPRNPTSEACTTTSTALHVFRLRRIWAQIHGSLYSDVNGGIDQATRDHKIIMFRAQIDDWLGSVPPIPTRTGPALSIFATQDWYDLNYNETIVMLYRCQITGKEGDRNGEVLLECAKAAASICLGYRRQYIGRAVNYTWSTLHVIFSAGLTYLHCLWASDQLRQATSITEMSTILTSCTMLLVVIAERWKKAAPYRDIFEAFCSRTTSMMANRGSQQPSLPPSMEPSSAETERFAEWMANISSLGMSEAVDDLLTGLITDVEPQEEAEYHT from the exons ATGCATAGCACTGGGCAAAAGTCTACCCTTCGAGGGGCTCGAAAAGTGCGTGTTGGTCCAAGAGCACAACTAGCATGTATCAACTGCAAGACAAGAAAGCAAAAG TGTGATAATCAAGTACCGTCATGCGCAAATTGCCAACGCTTTGGCCTCG CTTGCTTCGTCGAAGATCCTGTGACGGGACGGCACCAGCCCCGTAATTACGTCGAAACTTTGGAAGCAAGGGTTGGGTTTCTCGAAGAACAGTTACGACGATCAGTAGGGACTGCTTATACTCCCCTTGATGAAACCCGGAGGATCGAGAACTCGCCTACTTGCTCCCGCACGCCGAGGGACCAGACAGTTGAGGCAGACGAGAGCTCCAGTGATCTCTCCAACCAAGTCGGAAGGCTTGGCCTGTTggtggatggagaagaaccTCATTATTTAggctcatcatctgcctTTTCCTTTTCACGCCTTATACATTCCTCTCTTCGCCAGTCCTTGGTGCAAGGCGACCCAAAGCCCCTCGATTTCCACCTACGGGATACAGTGGAGCCGTCCCCGTGCTGTCTCCCCGACTATGAGGTAGCCATGTCCCTGAGCAATGCGTATTTTGAGAACATTCACCCCCAATATCCTTTCTTGCATGAACCCACATTTAGGAGATGGGAAAGATCACTCATAGGGCCTATTGGGCTCGTGGAGGACCTAAGCTTTGGTCCCGTGGCCACGTTTTTCGTCTATATG ACATATGCCATCGGGGCTCTGCTTCTagagaactcgggatccctGTCACAG CAATTATACGCGTCAGCCCAAGTATATATCGACAACGTCTTGTCTCGCAATAACCTTGAGACAATACAGGCCATTCTGTCCTATACCATGTActccttgagaagctccgTAGGCCCTTCTGTCTG GAAATTATCAGGTCTCGCATTACGCCAATGCATTGAACTTGGATATCACCGCAGTTCCAAGCGGTTTGGCTCAGTCTCAGACCCTCTCCGGCTTGAATTGCAAAAGAGGGTCTTTTGGTGTGCCTTTGGCATCGACTGTGTAGCTGCCCTGACGTTGGGACGTCCCTTGGGCATTCCTCTGCAAGAGGTTGATGCTGAG TTGCCGATGGACATCGATGACGCGAACGTAACTGAAACTGGGCTTCTGGCGAGTCCACGGAATCCCACAAGCGAGGCATGCACAACAACGTCAACCGCACTACATGTGTTTCGTCTTCGTCGGATTTGGGCCCAAATACATGGCTCCCTCTATTCCGACGTCAACGGGGGGATTGACCAGGCTACCAGAGACCATAAAATCATCATGTTTCGTGCTCAAATCGATGATTGGCTTGGCTCTGTTCCTCCAATCCCGACCCGTACTGGTCCCGCCTTATCCATCTTCGCAACACAAGACTGGTATGACCTCAACTACAACGAGACAATTGTAATGCTTTACAGGTGCCAGATTACCGGGAAAGAGGGCGACAGAAATGGAGAAGTGCTTTTGGAGTGTGCTAAAGCTGCCGCGAGCATATGTCTTGGGTATCGACGACAATATATCGGACGTGCTGTTAACTACACCTGGAGTACCCTACACGTTATTTTCTCGGCTGGCCTGACCTACCTACACTGTCTTTGGGCCTCGGATCAATTGCGTCAAGCGACCAGCATCACTGAGATGAGCACTATTCTCACGAGCTGCACCATGCTTCTGGTAGTAATAGCCGAGCGGTGGAAGAAGGCTGCCCCTTACAGAGACATTTTTGAGGCCTTCTGCAGCCGCACGacctcgatgatggcaaaTCGGGGCAGCCAACAGCCATCATTGCCGCCATCGATGGAGCCGAGCTCTGCTGAAACGGAAAGGTTTGCGGAATGGATGGCTAACATCTCGAGCTTGGGGATGTCTGAGGCGGTGGATGATTTGTTAACTGGATTAATCACGGATGTCGAGCCTCAGGAAGAGGCGGAATACCATACCTAG
- a CDS encoding F-box domain-containing protein, with amino-acid sequence MMRRDIDDGVYNSLSWACYFGDVAIGRRCLEMGASPDAAFLLDPDRRLLPFQKKPNWPDTYERGLTGYSYEVTVHPTRKLGGIPIFYQSECSSCSALSLATRRDHVGMVKLLLSYGAKVIERRRPGTEPDDFPTRHLSEWHGFQGAGENYSHEAVISHVRSIEAAEALLGAGAGKHINHTGADGYTPLETLLSSCSIYSNSLRPGLTETQLHALVELFLQNGAKTARVNRNTGCMTGALATGYLSVVKLILEHYPGAMDEQHRQVLNLVVSTSDLFDYGDRCPIDRDRLFGVLLDAGLSPNTSLDDAGPLLHTTLQLGRYRAAQMLLDRGADPNFTNAWTVSPITKVLCQCAGPTDFENEFIIPLVRAGADVDQPSLRPGGFTPLMFAASDMVSDRIFLDLLALGADRGAVRRLSLEYPPMSVVQCLLLGSPPTNFDWDGIEHNSSLQATFQPLHNDHEAEVTTDSFWWDRRCAKFTSLFANAEPPEFYTPDGRHYLHWAIDNLYYTNLEWAVDMLLPAYRANLRSSNDECPFWRLFSVTKVEKYLAFGTLYQTLRITEKLVNQGISLKETEAGETILHRVCRLYQGMPDHAVLEKAVSLGHRLDFGGDLTDRAREWTDQLHAKMSDRFTSTTRSWTRVPKPKHLGRYMNCRLRIIAFIVELFMRQGVDLYSEDRGGKTAFEGITDDRILKWIPKELRDLEKEAEIKSKRVISPSNHVPVATPSPP; translated from the coding sequence ATGATGCGGCGAGACATTGATGACGGGGTATACAACTCTCTATCCTGGGCCTGCTACTTTGGCGACGTGGCCATCGGGAGACGGTGTTTGGAGATGGGTGCTTCCCCAGATGCCGCCTTTCTCCTTGATCCGGACCggcgtcttcttcccttccagAAAAAACCAAATTGGCCTGACACATATGAGCGTGGTTTGACCGGCTACTCCTACGAGGTCACAGTCCATCCGACCAGGAAACTCGGCGGCATCCCGATATTCTATCAGTCCGAGTGCTCATCCTGCAGTGCCCTCAGCCTGGCGACCAGGAGGGATCATGTCGGAATGGTCAAGCTCCTGCTCAGTTACGGCGCCAAAGTTATCGAGAGACGTCGCCCAGGTACCGAGCCAGATGACTTCCCCACCCGCCATCTATCCGAGTGGCATGGGTTCCAGGGGGCAGGCGAAAACTACTCCCACGAGGCCGTCATAAGCCATGTCCGATCTATCGAGGCGGCAGAGGCCCTGCTAGGAGCCGGCGCGGGAAAGCATATCAACCATACAGGTGCAGACGGATATACGCCGCTGGAGAcacttctctcctcctgcaGCATATACAGTAACAGCCTCCGGCCCGGTTTAACGGAAACCCAGCTTCATGCGCTCGTAGAGCTGTTTCTCCAGAATGGGGCCAAGACGGCCCGGGTGAACCGAAACACCGGCTGTATGACCGGCGCCCTTGCCACCGGTTACCTGAGCGTTGTCAAACTCATACTCGAACATTACCCGGGTGCGATGGACGAGCAACACAGACAGGTCCTTAACCTAGTAGTCAGCACTAGTGATCTTTTCGACTATGGAGATCGCTGTCCCATCGACCGTGACAGGCTTTTTGGTGTACTACTTGATGCTGGCCTCTCCCCAAACACGtctcttgatgatgctgggcCTCTCTTGCACACCACTCTCCAACTCGGTAGATATCGGGCAGCTCAAATGCTTCTGGACAGAGGGGCCGATCCAAACTTCACCAATGCCTGGACCGTCAGCCCTATAACGAAGGTCCTGTGTCAATGTGCGGGGCCAACTGACTTTGAGAACGAGTTCATCATTCCCCTTGTGCGAGCCGGCGCTGATGTCGACCAGCCCTCTCTACGCCCTGGGGGCTTCACCCCCTTGATGTTTGCAGCTTCTGACATGGTTTCGGACAGGATATTTCTGgaccttcttgcccttggtgCTGACCGCGGAGCCGTCCGCCGACTTTCTCTAGAGTATCCTCCAATGTCGGTTGTCCAGTGCCTGCTGCTGGGATCCCCCCCAACAAACTTCGACTGGGATGGCATCGAGCACAACAGCTCCCTCCAGGCGACTTTTCAACCACTGCACAATGACCACGAGGCTGAGGTCACCACCGACTCATTCTGGTGGGATCGACGCTGCGCCAAGTTTACCTCTCTTTTTGCCAATGCAGAGCCTCCAGAGTTTTACACACCTGACGGACGGCACTATCTCCACTGGGCCATCGATAACCTCTACTACACGAACCTGGAATGGGCGGTAGATATGCTTCTCCCAGCTTATCGTGCGAATCTACGGTCTTCGAACGACGAATGCCCTTTTTGGAGGCTCTTTAGTGTTACAAAAGTTGAGAAGTACCTTGCCTTTGGCACTTTGTATCAGACACTCCGCATCACAGAGAAGCTGGTCAACCAGGGTATATCTCTGAAGGAAACCGAGGCAGGCGAGACGATTCTCCACCGGGTGTGCCGCCTCTACCAGGGCATGCCCGACCACGCAGTTCTGGAAAAGGCGGTCAGCCTCGGACACCGTCTCGACTTTGGCGGAGACCTGACGGACAGAGCCAGAGAGTGGACCGACCAGCTGCACGCGAAGATGAGCGACAGGTTCACCTCGACGACGCGCAGCTGGACGCGTGTGCCCAAGCCGAAGCACCTGGGCCGGTACATGAACTGTCGGCTTCGCATTATCGCCTTCATCGTTGAGCTATTTATGAGACAGGGCGTCGATCTGTATTCTGAGGATAGGGGTGGCAAAACCGCTTTCGAGGGTATCACAGATGACCGGATATTGAAATGGATTCCGAAGGAGCTGAGagacttggagaaggaggcagaAATCAAGTCTAAGAGGGTCATCTCCCCCTCGAACCATGTACCAGTCGCGACCCCGAGTCCCCCATAA
- a CDS encoding Carboxypeptidase, whose protein sequence is MHWKTTLFTVFGLANLCKGASINQYKPAHTQYYNSKSAPYYVSPSGIPEVSFDVGESYAGLMPANPKLTGINDPKFFFWFFPTVNPSGKDDVVIWFNGGPGCSSLEGLTQENGPFSWKYGTYKPMPNAWSWHKLANVIWVEYPIGTGFSSGRVTAKNNAETAAQFLTFWKTLVDTFGLHNKKIYVTGESYAGVYVPYVGAAMLEKKDKTYFDVHGALYYDPVMPYSDKLAFDHASFPGFFRHWESVFAIPDKNKKILDKNNKDCGLDAYLDSHLTYPPPKMPWKPAQVQGCDIIANFDDIKTVINPCFNVYHVLDTCPVLWDILGFPSVEYTPPGATLFFNIPGVRKAIHAPSAPKEWASCSGPVFIDNNDNYDPVEHEKKLQTLIEKTGNVLIGSGVADYIIQPNATALAVQALKWNGKQGFQKPPKDEFVLPSITNDDKNVPNWSGGSVQGSVHSERGFTLATVKTSGHMVPQYAPAAAFRQLEFILGRAKSLSEPEPFSVNISTSFNWPY, encoded by the exons ATGCACTGGAAGACAACCCTTTTTACCGTCTTCGGCCTGGCAAACCTCTGCAAAGGTGCCTCTATTAATCAATACAAACCGGCGCATACCCAGTACTACAACTCAAAGTCGGCTC CCTATTATGTATCTCCTAGCGGCATCCCTGAAGTCTCCTTCGATGTCGGCGAAAGCTACGCCGGCTTGATGCCCGCAAACCCAAAACTAACAGGCATCAACGACCCGAAATTCTTCTTCTGGTTCTTCCCCACCGTCAATCCCAGTGGCAAGGATGATGTGGTCATCTGGTTCAACGGAGGACCCGGGTGCTCGTCTCTGGAAG GCCTCACGCAAGAGAACGGACCCTTCTCCTGGAAGTATGGAACCTACAAGCCCATGCCCAATGCTTGGTCATGGCACAAACTAGCCAATGTCATCTG GGTGGAATATCCTATCGGAACAGGCTTTTCAAGTGGCCGCGTCACCGCCAAGAACAACGCAGAGACTGCAGCTCAATTCCTCACCTTCTGGAAGACGCTGGTTGACACGTTTGGCCTTCACAACAAGAAGATTTACGTCACAGGCGAAAGCTACGCTGGCGTTTACGTACCATACGTCGGCGCGGCCATGCTggaaaagaaggacaagacgTACTTTGACGTGCACGGCGCTTTGTACTACGACCCTGTGATGCCATACTCCGACAAGCTGGCCTTCGACCATGCGTCGTTCCCAGGCTTCTTCCGCCATTGGGAAAGTGTCTTTGCCATTCCGGATAAGAATAAGAAGATTCTCGACAAAAACAACAAGGACTGTGGGCTCGATGCGTACTTGGACTCTCATCTAACCTACCCTCCGCCCAAGATGCCCTGGAAGCCCGCACAAGTCCAGGGATGCGACATCATTGCCAATTTTGATGACATCAAAACCGTCATAAACCCCTGTTTCAACGTCTACCATGTCCTGGATACATGTCCTGTACTATGGGATATTTTGGGATTCCCCTCTGTTGAATACACCCCTCCTGGCGCAACACTGTTCTTCAACATTCCTGGTGTTCGCAAGGCCATCCATGCCCCTTCAGCGCCCAAAGAGTGGGCGTCTTGTTCAGGCCCGGTATTTATCGACAATAACGATAACTACGACCCTGTCGAGCATGAGAAGAAACTTCAGACGCTTATCGAGAAGACAGGTAATGTCCTCATTGGATCTGGCGTTGCGGACTATATCATCCAGCCAAACGCGACGGCACTGGCAGTCCAGGCACTCAAGTGGAACGGCAAACAAGGATTCCAGAAGCCTCCCAAGGATGAGTTTGTGCTTCCGTCCATCACAAACGATGACAAGAACGTGCCCAATTGGTCGGGCGGTAGTGTTCAGGGTTCAGTTCATTCTGAGAGAGGCTTCACGCTTGCAACGGTCAAGACGAGTGGACACATGGTACCGCAATATGCTCCGGCGGCTGCTTTCAGGCAGTTGGAGTTTATCCTCGGGCGAGCAAAGTCGCTTTCAGAACCCGAGCCATTCTCTGTCAATATTTCCACGTCCTTCAACTGGCCGTATTGA
- a CDS encoding DAO domain-containing protein, with protein MPSSDSKIIIVGAGVFGLTTALWLARGGYKDITVFDRCAFDSNYYDPANGCDGASSDLNKIFRMAYGDKKDYQTLAIEARDMWLAWNKAIKESTPSELPPGLSPEDQLLYVCGCYFIGQGRELQGENAASLDTMAKTAPDFRKMQFVKNNPNDEERLRKIDPKWVSKYHIIDRINGGNTHGFLDINAGITIADKACVYARFLCLQAGVKFVLGEPQGKFETLIIENNGRAKRVAGIRTADGKRHFGDLVIVAAGSWSSSIVPEAHRTVEATAGTVMFIDIPPHRQDLRAKFHPDNYPVWSYRAGEGEESYSGGGYPISKGGRLKFSFRGLKFTNFQDHPTEPNLRISIPRTKYTKDPIHTVPLYGLSKMKKVISEAFPELVKFGFTDSRLCWYTDTIDEDYVVDYVPGYSKSLFLCTGGCGHAFKFLPILGRHIKNQLEGVQDQFTSLWKWRVAEDGKDNNGLSEGESGPREMSRLRLATPLDFAMQKVASRL; from the exons ATGCCCTCTTCCGATTCCAAGATTATCATCGTCGGTGCTGGCGTGTTCGGCCTCACTACCGCTCTTTGGCTGGCCCGTGGCGGCTACAAGGACATCACCGTCTTTGATCGATGTGCCTTCGACTCCAACTACTACGATCCTGCAAATGGCTGTGATGGCGCATCCTCCGATTTAAACAAGATTTTCCGCATGGCTTACGGAGACAAGAAAGA CTATCAAACCTTGGCCATAGAGGCACGAGACATGTGGCTTGCATGGAACAAGGCTATCAAGGAGAGCACTCCCTCTGAGCTTCCTCCAGGCCTCAGCCCAGAAGACCAACTTCTCTACGTATGTGGGTGCTACTTTATCGGTCAAGGACGCGAACTACAAGGAGAGAATGCCGCCAGCCTCGACACAATGGCAAAAACGGCACCTGACTTTCGAAAGATGCAATTTGTCAAG AACAACCCCAATGATGAAGAGCGTCTTCGGAAGATTGACCCTAAATGGGTGAGCAAATACCACATCATTGACAGGATTAACGGCGGCAACACCCATGGTTTCCTGGATATCAACGCTGGTATCACAATTGCAGACAAG GCCTGCGTCTATGCACGATTCTTATGCCTCCAAGCTGGTGTCAAGTTTGTGCTTGGCGAACCCCAAGGCAAATTTGAGACTCTGATCATCGAGAACAATGGCAGAGCCAAGAGGGTCGCAGGCATCAGGACTGCTGACGGCAAGAGGCACTTTGGAGATCTTGTCATTGTCGCTG CCGGTAGTTGGAGCTCCTCAATCGTTCCAGAGGCCCATAGGACCGTCGAGGCCACTGCAGGCACAGTCATGTTCATTGATATTCCGCCGCATCGACAAGATCTGAGGGCAAAGTTTCACCCCGACAACTACCCGGTCTGGTCTTATCGTGCTGGGGAAGGCGAAGA ATCGTATTCTGGGGGCGGATATCCCATTTCTAAGGGCGGTCGCCTGAAGTTCAGCTTTCGGGGACTCAAG TTCACCAACTTTCAAGATCATCCAACGGAGCCAAACCT CCGAATCTCCATACCCAGGACAAAGTATACCAAGGATCCCATCCACACAGTCCCGCTCTATGGTTTGTCAAAGATGAAAAAGGTCATTTCGGAAGCGTTTCCAGAGCTTGTAAAGTTTGGTTTCACCGACAGTCGA CTCTGTTGGTATACCGACACCATTGATGAAGAC TATGTGGTCGACTATGTTCCTGGATACTCGAAGTCTCTTTTTCTCTGCACAGGTGGCTG CGGTCACGCGTTCAAGTTTCTCCCGATTCTTGGCAGG CATATCAAAAACCAGCTTGAAGGTGTTCAAGACCAGTTCACCAGCCTGTGGAAATGGCGGGTCGccgaggacggcaaggaTAACAATGGCCTCTCTGAGGGCGAGAGCGGCCCGCGGGAAATGTCTCGTCTTCGACTTGCTACAC CCCTCGATTTTGCCATGCAGAAGGTGGCATCTAGACTCTAG
- a CDS encoding MHYT domain-containing protein, producing MSSVDQYLGHVVPQSYNAGFIALSYLVSLVGAASTLELINRRTGSRGFFNHLLLVSSAITMGGISIWCMHFIGNRAIDLANHERDLQVAYSSGFTAVSFFVPIVVLLAAFVAIGTNNYISWWRIMIGSILCGAAICGMHYLGNSSIKNYTCIYRPAFIVGAAIIAVFASIIALSLFFVFRGVWAHSWWKRSLSAFILAGAVSGMHWCAVVGTRYRLVNIQTKNNEPSRIATVIVVICLSLGACLILAGSAVLRARKMKKSALRAQQITLGTAIFDKHGRILVDPDGLMPSVAITDSFLEKNSREGFSNTHPIFHWLFQASRNWSGISTLLDGMKHHLHQLPHSGADKSGIQLINEHGEMIKDYDAIFRELFCVAALTLSEQLGEHITSMGVLWDDVLSTGAYRTRVMPRLRRPRSPISDSESTAKEEDQAGVDAAEKGFPGYQTECGRGSLMLLVRQVHTGRDAERLTSAGFRFAELHQVSNLIQASMQIQSGDFEKTLRGLATYAAQDKQQSSGSYIGLFAIRARVDSRGFQVLVHKGARHVLPSERLHMGSMDKWQVDFLRQFQGMPVSSLVPRLFDDDVAPASSNEKAFARQMGETIKSLRTSIKDPLFEQAVLSPTVVHLPGHESQAEAVMITLRLVVPIHSVLSSPDCEFVPLSILKMHQASDGWHQEFTRGVHREFGSLVQSRRANTSEQGRRSRAFSFWPFASLKTSSTRNLKRNPMMALTKNPSSPVSARSSSTVNLCPPNSTSRPRSVDTVDELNKPKSQDDWRTAPPSYGGILVFKEVTVNVDKSEGGRGDGKSQDTMVIETSDGLHTASMSSIELQPMTNIGTDAHIGSQDTGNVNGNMSNTVTFVDILFAEAVGSGL from the exons atgtcatCTGTTGACCAATACCTAGGGCATGTCGTCCCTCAGAGCTACAATGCTGGATTCATAGCTCTCAGTTACCTGGTCAGCCTCGTCGGGGCGGCATCGACACTCGAGCTGATCAACCGCCGGACCGGATCGAGAGGGTTCTTTAACCA CTTGCTCTTGGTCAGttcagccatcaccatgggcGGTATATCGATCTGGTGCATG CATTTTATCGGTAACCGGGCCATCGACCTAGCGAACCACGAACGCGACTTGCAAGTGGCATACTCCAGTGGCTTTACTGCCGTCTCCTTTTTCGTCCCGATCGTTGTCCTCTTGGCCGCCTTTGTCGCCATTGGTACGAATAATTATATCTCCTGGTGGAGAATCATGATAGGAAGTATTCTCTGTGGTGCTGCTATCTGTGGCATGCACTACCTCGGAAACTCGTCCATCAAGAATTACACATGTATATATCGGCCAGCATTCATCGTTGGCGCAGCTATCATCGCCGTGTTCGCCAGCATTATTGCCCTGTCTCTGTTCTTCGTATTTCGAGGAGTATGGGCTCATTCGTGGTGGAAGCGATCCTTGTCAGCCTTCATTCTCGCCGGAGCAGTGTCAGGAATGCATTGGTGCGCGGTCGTCGGGACCCGGTACCGGCTTGTCAACATACAGACCAAGAATAACGAACCCTCGAGGATTGCAACTGTCATTGTCGTCATCTGTCTG TCACTTGGTGCTTGTCTCATCCTTGCCGGCTCCGCCGTTCTTCGTGCCcggaagatgaagaagtcggCCCTCCGAGCTCAGCAAATCACATTGGGCACTGCAATCTTTGATAAGCATGGGAGGATTCTGGTTGATCCTGACGGTCTTATGCCCAGTGTGGCCATCACAGACTCGTTCTTGGAGAAG AATAGTAGGGAGGGTTTCAGCAACACACATCCCATTTTCCACTGGCTTTTTCAGGCCTCACGAAACTGGAGCGGAATTTCAACTCTCTTGGACGGCATGAagcaccatcttcatcagctACCGCACTCTGGTGCCGATAAGAGCGGCATTCAATTGATCAACGAGCACGGCGAGATGATCAAAGATTATGATGCTATCTTCCGCGAACTTTTCTGTGTAGCTGCTCTGACCCTCTCTGAGCAGTTAGGTGAGCACATCACCTCAATGGGAGTTCTCTGGGATGACGTCCTGTCTACTGGAGCATACCGGACGAGAGTTATGCCGAGACTCAGACGACCACGGAGTCCCATCTCAGACAGCGAAAGTAcagccaaggaagaagaccAGGCCGGTGTCGATGCGGCCGAAAAGGGGTTTCCGGGTTACCAAACAGAATGCGGACGCGGATCACTGATGCTCTTGGTGCGTCAGGTTCATACAGGCCGTGACGCTGAGAGGTTAACATCGGCCGGTTTCCGGTTCGCCGAACTGCATCAAGTGAGCAACTTGATCCAAGCCAGCATGCAGATCCAGTCTGGTGATTTTGAGAAAACACTACGGGGTCTGGCAACGTACGCCGCCCAGGACAAACAACAATCCTCTGGATCGTACATCGGGCTGTTTGCCATTCGCGCCCGGGTTGATTCTCGTGGCTTTCAGGTGCTGGTTCACAAGGGGGCTAGGCATGTCCTCCCCTCCGAGCGTCTGCACATGGGAAGTATGGACAAGTGGCAAGTGGATTTCTTGAGACAATTCCAAGGGATGCCGGTTTCAAGTCTTGTCCCCAGGctctttgacgacgacgtgGCTCCTGCATCCTCGAATGAAAAGGCCTTTGCCAGACAAATGGGTGAAACCATCAAATCTCTGCGCACGTCCATCAAAGATCCTTTATTTGAGCAGGCAGTGCTCTCCCCGACAGTCGTGCACCTACCAGGCCACGAGAGCCAGGCTGAGGCGGTCATGATAACTTTGCGACTGGTGGTTCCTATCCATTCGGTCCTATCGAGCCCCGACTGCGAATTTGTGCCTCTgagcatcttgaagatgcaCCAGGCTTCCGACGGGTGGCATCAAGAGTTTACCCGAGGCGTGCACCGCGAGTTCGGGTCTCTGGTCCAATCTCGTCGTGCGAATACTAGTGAACAGGGTCGTCGATCACGAGCATTCAGCTTCTGGCCGTTCGCATCTTTGAAGACTTCTTCAACAAGAAATTTGAAGAGAAATCCGATGATGGCACTCACAAAGAATCCAAGCTCACCAGTGTCGGCACGATCCAGCTCAACCGTCAACCTATGCCCACCCAACAGCACCAGCCGACCAAGATCAGTTGACACAGTGGATGAGCtcaacaagcccaagtccCAGGATGACTGGCGAACGGCACCGCCATCTTATGGAGGTATCCTGGTATTCAAGGAGGTGACAGTCAACGTTGACAAGAGTGAAGGAGGCCGTGGAGATGGAAAAAGTCAGGATACGATGGTTATTGAGACGTCAGATGGGCTTCACACAGCATCAATGTCAAGCATCGAGCTGCAACCGATGACCAATATAGGTACGGATGCTCATATCGGGTCGCAGGATACTGGAAATGTGAATGGGAACATGTCTAACACTGTGACATTTGTTGATATCTTGTTTGCGGAAGCAGTTGGGAGTGGTTTATAG